The Ralstonia sp. RRA DNA segment GTGATCTTTTCGATGTGGTCAGCGTTCACACGAGCAGCACGCTCCAGCAGACGCGAGTGCAGGTAGAACACGTCGCCCGGGTAGGCTTCACGGCCCGGCGGGCGGCGCAGCAGCAGCGAAACCTGACGGTAGGCCCAAGCTTGCTTGGTCAGATCGTCATACACGATCAGGGCGTCTTCACCGCGGTCGCGGAAATATTCGCCCATCGTGCAGCCGGCGTAGGCCGACAGGTACTGCATGGCAGCGGAATCCGAAGCGGCAGCAGCCACCACGATCGTGTATTCCAGCGCGCCGTGCTCTTCCAGCTTGCGCACCACGTTGGCGATCGTCGAAGCCTTCTGGCCGATTGCCACGTACACGCAGAAGATGCCCTTGCCCTTCTGGTTGATGATGGCGTCGACGGCCACGGCGGTCTTGCCGGTCTGGCGGTCGCCAATGATCAGCTCACGCTGGCCACGGCCGATCGGCACCATGGCGTCGATCGACTTCAGGCCGGTCTGCACCGGCTGGCTCACCGACTGACGTGCGATCACGCCCGGAGCGACCTTCTCGATCACGTCCGTCTTCTTGGCGTTGATCGGGCCCTTGCCGTCGATCGGCTGGCCCAGCGCGTTCACCACGCGGCCCAGCAGTTCCGGACCAACCGGCACTTCCAGAATGCGGCCGGTGCACTTGACTTCCTGGCCTTCGGAAATGTGCTCGTACTCACCCAGAATCACGGCGCCGACGGAGTCGCGCTCGAGGTTCAGCGCGAGGCCGAACGTGTTGCCCGGGAATTCCAGCATTTCGCCTTGCATCACGCCCGACAGGCCATGAATGCGGCAGATGCCGTCCGTCACGGAGATAACCGTGCCGGTGTTCTTTGCGTCAGCGCCAGCCTTCAAGCCCTCGATACGGGTCTTGATCAGGTCGCTGATCTCGGAGGGGTTCAGTTGCATCGAATGCTCCTAATTCTTCAATCTGTCCGCGGGCGGTTTACCTTGGCCTCGCGGAGCAGCCGAGGTGCTGTCATTAAGCGG contains these protein-coding regions:
- the atpA gene encoding F0F1 ATP synthase subunit alpha, translated to MQLNPSEISDLIKTRIEGLKAGADAKNTGTVISVTDGICRIHGLSGVMQGEMLEFPGNTFGLALNLERDSVGAVILGEYEHISEGQEVKCTGRILEVPVGPELLGRVVNALGQPIDGKGPINAKKTDVIEKVAPGVIARQSVSQPVQTGLKSIDAMVPIGRGQRELIIGDRQTGKTAVAVDAIINQKGKGIFCVYVAIGQKASTIANVVRKLEEHGALEYTIVVAAAASDSAAMQYLSAYAGCTMGEYFRDRGEDALIVYDDLTKQAWAYRQVSLLLRRPPGREAYPGDVFYLHSRLLERAARVNADHIEKITNGEVKGKTGSLTALPVIETQAGDVSAFVPTNVISITDGQIFLETDLFNAGVRPAINAGISVSRVGGAAQTKVIKKLSGGIRTDLAQYRELAAFAQFASDLDEATRKQLERGRRVTELLKQPQYQPLQVWQLAASLYAANNGFLDNVDVKDILAFEKGLHDTLKTKYADLINRIEDTKDLSKDDEAALRAAIEDFKKSAAF